A window of Amaranthus tricolor cultivar Red isolate AtriRed21 chromosome 8, ASM2621246v1, whole genome shotgun sequence genomic DNA:
TGTATAGAAAAAGAGTAGTTAAATGAGATAGCTTACCCAACTGAGTAGGAATTGCACCACTTAGTTCTTTACAGGTACTAAGGTCAAGTTGTTCGAGAAAGGTAAGGTTGCCAAGAAAAGGGGATAATGTACCCGAAAGATAAATGTGGTTAGGGTATTTAAAATCGTCAGGGTCGTGAAAAGAAAGTTTAACAACACGGCCGTGCATAGGGTCGCAGTAGACGCCATGCCATGTTGCGCAACAGTCGGTGTCGGGCAGCCATGTACTTAATAGGTTTGTTGGGTCATGTTTGATTCTGTGCTTGAAATCAAGTAAGGCTTCTTTGTCTATAGGATGACAAGGTTCCACTAATGAGGGATTATATGTGCTAATAAACAAGATTATGGAGTAGATATGGGGGATAATCTTTGTTAAGCTTAACATGAATGGCTTTGTATTTTGTAGGTGAAACATATGAATGGGATGTTTACAAGTTTAGAGAATCATGCTGCTAAgactatagtatatatagtgatATGCATTATTGCATAcccattgttttgtttttaaaagcTTAGATATTTTGGGTTCGTTTATTGTGGTCTTTGTTGGTCATATTACAACTGCTATAGTCGTACATAGAGATATTTATTTGTTTGGGTACAGTTGGGAGTTTTCTACATTTAATAAAAGATACATTTGACCAATCTAAAATAAGCTTGCACGGTAGTGTTGTATACTTGTATGCAAAAGATAATGCAGTTGTATACATGGTAATAGTGGACTCATCTatgtattaaagtgatcaattagagtaataaactaattatatagacATGTCTTTAGTATTACGATCTTATACAAGATGACCCAAATATAAAACAACAGCTCTTGTGGAATACAACCTGTTTCAATAATGAAATAAGGAAGTACAAAGGcacttaaaatacctgaatATGAAATGTTGTAGAAATCACTTGTCCACGACCTGGAGATGTGAAGTAGTTCTTTCACCAATGTGACCTAAATTCCTACACCACCACACGTTACCCTTGTCCGATgcgtgatctcccggaaaaccccttcaatgctcaagtcagatcggtgATGAGATCAATGAGTAAGTAATATTAACTTGAATGCAAGGTAAATTAATGGAGAAGTTGGAGGATTGTATTCAAGTTTTCAGAGAGTAACAGTTTGGGCAGAGTTTTTGTTATAGAATCATGAGCCCCCCTTTAAAATGGAGTTGGTAggttttatttataagaatcaATGGGAAGTTATTCTAGAGAAGGGGGGATATCATGGGTCTTAGGGAGAGTGGTGGTAAATGATGGGCAGTTATTTTAGGGTCATGGAAGTTCTCTGCTTGGCAACCAAGCAAAACAGTTGAGAAGCTTAAAAAAAGCCCCTTGATTAAGAGTTAAGGTCAACGGGAACTCAAAGGGTATAAAGGTATCATTaatgattaaataaataaataaatgagtaaagGTTACCATAACACAACTTCTTTGAAAGACGTCTCTCACAAGCTCAACCcatttataacaaaataaaagaaagaaaaaaaaaacttattgaCTACTGCACAATACAAAAAGGTTCTGAACATGTTCAACTGCATAGGGCCCCGAAAATAAAGGTTCTTAATACTAAATTACTTAATATATGCTAggtgtttaaagatacaaaactaataaaaaaatataataatttttaaaattgcacaAGGTCTTCCTAAAATTTGTCAATATTTGCTCCACCCCTGGCACAATATTAAAAAACGGCCTCCCCACTTATTGTGAAACAACTGCCACTAATATCTCCAAATTTGAAAACTAAAAAGACGTTGAAGATTTTATGCttgaatttaataattttatttcaaaatatttttaaacacaatacaaattaaaatataagaataataatttgatgatcgaatttgagaataaaaatataatcgttgtagaagacaataatatatgaaaaaaatttacatatttATAAGCAAGTTCTTCTTACAATAtatgaaaaaattgaaaagaatataattattaaaaaagtctcaaaataagtttcgaaaaattttaattcccaATATAAGCATCTTTATGTCTGAGCCTAAGCTTCGAAAACAGGTCAATTAAAGTCAAAATTCTTTGTTCTCTGTCacttaacaacaaacaaaagagAAACAATATCATAACATaggaaggacaaaagaaaatcaaacaaagtttgttcgctattactatGTTAGTAACAGGgaacaaacatgtttttcaaGGTTACAAACTCTCAAGCTTAGTTGAATacatcacttacaattttaaaataataaattacataaatagattaattatatGGTTCCATCCAATGATAAAACGGTCTCTTACAAAACGAAATgcttattcttaatgcttacaaAGAGGTAATGGATTACCACAAAGACCAGGATTACCCAAAAACGAAGAAACAGGAAAATCACCCTTGTGAGATGGAATCTCCCCACTTAACATATTATACGAAACATCAAACTCTTGCAACCCTTCCAAGTTCAATACTTTCCTTGGAATACTTCCAGTTAAGTAATTTCTCGACAGTTTAATCGACGACAATTCTTTATTACTTCCAATTTCTTTTGGAATTGGCCCTGAAAGCTTGTTACCCTCTAATTCCAAATCTTGGAACTGTACCAAATTAGCAAGTGATTTGGGTATGTTCCCTCCCAAAGGATTATTCGATAAAATTAAGGAAGTAATGAACTGTATAGCCGGCTTATTACCTATGTTCATGTCGATTGGACCCGTAAACATGTTACTTGACACATCCAAGAAATCATACCACCCAAGAGTCTCATATGTAATCTTATCAAAAATAGACTCCAATGACCCGGTAAAATTGTTTGAGTGAAGATCAAGAGTCATAAGTAAAGAAAGATTCTTGAACTCATTTGGGATAGTAGAGTAAAATCTATTATTGGATATGTTAAGGTGGCTTAAATTGGTCATGTTCCCTATCCATTTAGGCAACTTCCCTTCGATTTCATTGTTCGACAAATCAAGGTAGTTTATATTTGATAAAGATAGCCATTTTGGTAGGTACCCATTAATCCCAGTTTTTGCTAAATTTAATGATAAAAGTGAGCAATTTGACAACCAATTGGGTATTTTACCCATAGAAAATGGGTTATTTGACAAATCTAGATATTGTAAGTTCTTCATTTGACATAATTGAGGAGGTAGTGGCCCTATGAATTGATTGTTTTGCAAGTATAAGAAGGATAATGTAGTTAAATTTCCAAGACTTGAAGGGATATATCCTGTTAGCATATTATCCTGTAAGTAAATTTGGGTAATATTTAAAAGATTACCAATGGAATCTGGTAAAATACCtgttaatgaattattattcaaTTCCAAACCTAGCAAAGAAATAAGTTGACCTATTGTTGATGGGATTGGGCCATTGAGTCTATTATTGTACATAGTTAAATATTGTAATTGGGATAGTTTGCCTATGGAATCAGGTATATTACCACTAATTTGGTTATTATACAAAGATATAAAATAGAGATTCTCTAGTTTTCCAATATTTTTAGGAATGTTACCTGAAAATTTGTTCTCTCCTAGATCAAGATATGCAAGTGATCTCATATTGATGATTGAGGATGGAATCGGACCGCTAAACTCATTATTGGACAAAATCAGATATGTTAGAGATGTAAATGAATGAAAAATAGAGTCGGGTATGGTACCAGATAAAGTATTTGAACTAAGATCAAGCTGGTTTAACGTACGGATACGACCAATAGAGATGGGTATTGAACCATTTAGCTTATTCTTGTTTAGACTAAGAGTAGTCAAATGAGATAGCTTACCCAATTGTGCAGGAATAGGACCACTTAGTTCTTTACAGTTACTAAGGTCAAGTTGTTCGAGAAAGGTAAGGTTTCCAAGGAAAGGGGATAATATACCTGAAAGATTAATGTCGTCAGGGTACGAGAAATCTTCAGGGTCGTAAAAAGAAAGTTTAACAACACGGCCGTGCACAGGGTCGCAATAGACGCCATTCCATGTCGCACAGCAGTCAGTGTCGGGCAGCCAATTACTTAGGAGCTTGTATGGATCATGCTTGATTCTGTGCTTGAAATCAAGTAAGGCTTCTTTATCTATAGGATTACAAGGTTGCACTAATGAGAGATTAAATGTGCTAATAAACAAGATTATGAAGAAGATATTGGGGATAATCTTTATTAAGCTTAACATGATTAGCTAGCTATTGAGTGTTTGTAAATGTATTATATGAATACGTTATTAAGTTTAGGGAATCATGACTATAGTATATATAACGATATTCAGGcccattgttttgttttgtagaCCTTAGATATTTTGGGTTCGTTTACTGTGGTCTCTATCGGTCAAATTACAACTCCTGCCGTCATATAGAAGTGTTTAAAAATGATTCGACGATTTGAAATTTACCTGACCTTGTAACCAAATTTGATTTAATCcgacttcaaaaatgatttataattatgtaaaaaaataatatggacacaaaacccGATCTCAAATCGACCTAAAACACTTAATGTGAAATTAACTCGATAATTCGAATGAACAGCTTGAGATATTTATTTGTTAGGAGAAATTCATTGTTTGAGTACAGCTGGGATTTTCTACATTCAAAAGATATATTTGACCAATCTTAAAAAGCTTTGGTGATAGTGGTGTTGTACCCTGGTTTGCAAAACATAGTGGCGTTCTAGAGCCTATGTATAGTTAGTATAtgagtgatcatttataatttttgtaagGCCGAACGGATCACTCGTGAGTGCTTATGAATACTGTAGATTGATcttataaattaatacaaatctTTTTACTACATTTTAGTCTTACTCGTGTGCAGCAAGGAAAACTTCCCAAGAGGTTATTCATTTATTGTGGAGTTCTAGCAAATGGgatcccatgaaaagaagatacaCCTTGCTGATATGAGTAGTTTATCAATTCTTTCTAAAGCTAAATCTGaggtattataattttaaagtgaacaattaaaaaaataaagtaattatATAGATTtgtctaataataaaataattttatataagaacTAAATAACAAAATAGCAGCTCTTGTAATAGACAGTACTATAATATCATCTTGATTGAGAATAACTGAATAAGTTGTATTGCCGGCCAATAGGATAATTTGGACTTTGAAGATAGTTCTTTACAAAACTGCATTTAACTAGACAGATAGCGATTCCATCCTAGTCACTCTCCGTGATCGTATCTAAATAACAAAATTGAAAATCCAATTTATCCCTTGGCTCAACGTTAATTTATctctcaaattatttttttaattaataattgcaCTATTTTTATGTGACATATAaacttatacttcctccgtttcaaaatacttgtattatttgacttttcacacaatctaataaactaattcaatattttaatatttttaataatgaataataaaaaattacaaaaatttaatattaataatctttacattgacgaatcaaacaaaatctcaatcgactatgttttaagttatagattaaaaactaatcacaaatttattagagtatatatcATATCCTTGGgcttcaaccataagcttaagcttgtggttgagttggttttttgacatggtatcagagccaaatgTATGCACCTCGTGTTTCCCCGATAATATACTGTCATTCATGATAAATCAAGTTTAATTTGATATGGTATCAAAAGCCACGGTGATAAGATGTCACGGGTTTGACTCTCAACTGCccttcatttaaagtgaaaCATTCAGCGCCTAAACACATCCACACTTCTGGCCCAATGGGCTTTTGTGCGAGGAGGcgtattagaatatataacatatcctaaagtttcaaccataagcttaagcttttagttaagttggttccttgaAACTCAAGAGCGAATAATAAATAGTGCTTTATCTTGTAAcgtagcaagtaatatggaaCAAAGGAAGTAAATCTAAGGGATCAAGTATTGAGGTGCTTAGGGAATATCAGACAAGACCATTTCTATACAGCTGGTCAAGCCCAAGCCCTTAATTGTAACGGACTgttcttttctaaatatagcttTAATGAaaacgaaataaaaaaaaagtatttaaaaaaaaaacaaacaaaacttaaatcattataatataattttacatattacatcttgctttaatacataattatcgttattacatacccattatataaattacatacatactatatcctaatatccaaatttttagaaaataaaattttattttatttaactaatttcttaatagcttagttttagatttagcacatgaataattattttccttaagattaaaatccaaacaaaatcttttaaaaattaacttattattaaatgagttggtgtagatttttattcaccaaaataaaataattttaattatttttttttcacttttctttcttttctcctATTATAActatttagattattaatttatttctataaaatttgaatatcacaaacttcacaaaaattatttaaatgaaaaaaattaatgtgcagtaacaataaataaattttctttccagaattatatatttttaacccaatttatgaatttccttaatttatgcgtttttttagcaaaaaataataataatatttatactcaactataatttacaaaattaatacacaaattatatttaatatatttacttatgtacataaaaattttcatttaaaaatattaatatttactattttaattaaaattatttcagattatgcggttttagaaaattaaaatgaataaatcatataaattaattaacaatgaattaaatcaccaaaatttatagaaaatttaatttatatattataaacacatataaaatttatgggcataattttatgtaattaaatatatgtaagaatttatacctttaataatttcactattaatcgatttcctttgttgtagaatttctaaCCACGAAATTAGCTTCCTTcccttgaatttcttcaattaatactaaattctattattaggtaatttttgaggattttaggaatttttctaggatTTGTAGAGAATTTTAAtgagttatttttaaaaaaggtcTGTAACAACTCTTCTccccttaacatagtttcgtctcgaaacttgaacctaaaagaACAACAGGGGATAGTGTTCTCTCATATCATCCTCGCTTTCCCAAGTTGCTTCTTCAACATGATGGTTCGACCATAGcactttaacttgaggtattcttttattcctcaattctttcacttgacgatctaaaattctaattggtctttcttcataagcCAGGTTTTCATCAATGTGGAGGGGTTTGTGAACTAACACATGTAATGGgtcgtggatatactttctTAACTGAGAAGcatggaatacattatgaactctagctaaacTCGGGGGTAAAGCTAGTTTGTATGCCACTTCTTctactcttttcaaaatttcaaaaggtctgataaatttagggcttaatttccccattatcccaaagcgttggactcctttcgttggtgaaatctttagaaatactttaTCACCTCCATCAAATTGAAAAGCTTTGGGAAGGTTGTCTGCATAACTTTTCTGTCTAATTTGTGCTGCCTTTATGTTCTCTTGTACCACCCTCAAActatcaatagagtcttggATAAGATCTGTTCCTTCAGGCACATTTCGATCCATCTGATCCCAACACAACGGCACTCGACATTTTCTCCCGTATAAGGTTTCGTTTGGTGCCATCTTGATGCTGGTTTTGATAGCTGTTGTTATATGAAAACTCTATCAAGGGCAATTTCTGCTCCCATTAACcaccaaattcaagaatacaacatctcaaaagatcctttAATGTCTGGATGGTTCTTTTAGTTTGGTCATTAATAGCCGGCTAAAATGCGGTACTTAAACGTAGTTTAGATCCCAaatgcttcttgcaacttttcccaaaatcatgacaaaaattttgggtctctGTCAGACATAATGGTTCTCGGTACTCCATGTAATCTTATAATTTCTCGAACATAAGCGTCAGCCATTTGTTTTACTGGCCATGTTCCATTCATTGGCAGGAATAttgcaactttggtcaatctatcaactattacccaaattgtgtcattttttcgttgcgttcttggtaatccaactacaaaatccatggattctaaatcatcctcatattgtcgtaattagaatttgatattatgatggataaaggatgttattattgaataattacGATATGTGTGCTGGTATCATGGCTGTGAACGTATAATTATTAACTATAGTAACTTGCTaaaatgtgttatatatataatttgattatatacttgaaacatgtattatgttttgagttattaatttgagttgCTAATCTAATCTACTAATCTAGTCATGATGAATGATTTAAAAtgttataaaatgatttgatcatatatgattaatgaaaagagGATTTCATGTAAGTAAAAGGTTAGGATTATGTTATGATAAGTAAAGTTAGCGGTGAATCGATTTGGGAGTTGATAACCAACCAGTTTTGTAAGATTCAAGTATCCTCAGGCCTAGGGTGTCTAATTGTAATATGAGTTAAGTGTTGAGCAACTTCGTGCACTTTACTTTTAGgactttgttgttttgatattttacccccattcatggtttaaattattatagTTAAACCTTCCGTACATTTCAAGATTATCAAAAATTACGACCTTAGGTGGTCACGTAGAAGTGGAAAGGTTGTTTGAAGAATTACATTAGATAACAGGACTTTTTGTGTTGTTACGAGTTCAAGTGATACACTTTTTAAAAGCCACATTTGCTAGATCTGTTACTTTTGTAAACATTGAGGAGAGTTGTCTTACTAAGAGAACATATTGAGACCTAGATACTAGGGTGTGTAGTACTGAGATCaaagatattaaataattagagttCCATGGTCTAACCACACTATCCTTGTATATGTTAcgaggttagtgagttacggggtcgtaactaagttttaagGGGGGGTAGAATGCGATAGAATTCCGCGCGTTTACACGCATTTCCTCCTGCGCTTTCACGCATTTTCACGTCTATGATAACAACCTATTACAaacttacatgcttttgattgattgattgaacCTATCTCTATGATATCTACATGCTTTGATTGATTGTGTGAATCAATTGGTGTGATATTTGCATGCTTCTGATGGATCATGTTGAgtcaattgtatgatttttttttttacatgttttGATTGGGTGTTGAGTTAATTTAGGTGATTATGAATACTCGAAATGAAATATGTATTAATATTCTGATAGATTGAGTATCTTTTtgttaatagtgtcaataaagtcACGATCTTTGAGTTAATTCCTTAGGCTTAAAATCATTAAGACACCTtcttgagttattagaaatacaaattttcatgaattgtACACTTGTTACtctagtttcggggacgaaactccttttaaggggggtagtctgtaacaccccgagattttctgacgtcattaattaatatgttaataaCTTTaggggattttataattatgttaaattaacttagaagtagttttaataaactcctttcatattcgaatttaaatattaacatacatttatattaaaaatacaatcacaatTTGTGAGTACACGAAGGTTCCTTGCAAGAAGATGAATATAGATagataaataactaaataaataaataaataaataaataaataaataaataaataaataataataataataataataataataataataataataataataataataataataataatagtaataataataataaataataataataatcataataataaaaataaccatGATAAAAAGGGCACGAAACCCTCGTTGCTTCCCCACAGCCGTCACTTTCTTCCctccttctcctccttctttctctcctTTCCCCCTTGCTGTGCCGCCAGCAGCTAGCCCCAATCAGCCACCCACGAGCAACCACCTGCACAGCCGTGTCACCTCCTCCCACAAGCAGCAAGCAACAGCCCAAACACCGACAATAGGTTGTGTCTCTTCTTCCCCCTCAGCGGTAGGCGCACCGAAGGACTCCATCAGCAGCAGCCGACTGTCCACCCTCCACCATCACCACAATAGCTACCCAtactctaattaattttctagttttaattGAAGTTTTATTAACTatattgagtttgatgttggttttttgttattttcattgaatctttttgtgggtaagaatttaattgatgaattaaacatgtttatgacttagggtttgaagtgtgatttgaaattatgggttgtgtggttattttgtattagtttctttaaatcttagtatgggtagtaattaaatatgttatctttgaacacaaaacaattagggcttggatttagagatgaaattactaatgatgtgtgtgttttactatattttggtgatgattgattaaataactttaaaagttgttttaagatttggtcgattggttattgttgtgaataattagtaatggtgatgatgttagttgactatgaaagtgattttgattgattaaattgggaataatagttactaattgttgtgatTTGATAGTTGTAAATTACAAAtactcttattaggttgttattgaagttatagatacatgatatttgTAAGCCAAGAGCATTATGTCAACTTATcttcgatggttgctaaagttaattgtcgtgttgttttgactatagttcttaatagctttggagaatgtaacaaatgatatcccgatatgataactctaagatttgccttatcgttatattaatgttatattaaaattgtaagatttagttctGCTTAGTTattttttgggtaacgcgagccgatatgctcaaaattagttaatgtaaagaaacgattcacacatactcctactttaaattgatggaaagacttatgttgtgttgagttaatgattttgacttgtattgaatgagttgtgtgcatGCTAGAGTAAttggaaactcatgttgaatgggtgatagcggttactttggtatttagtttggtatggcaaagtagttaag
This region includes:
- the LOC130821592 gene encoding probable leucine-rich repeat receptor-like protein kinase At1g35710, with product MAPNETLYGRKCRVPLCWDQMDRNVPEGTDLIQDSIDSLRVVQENIKAAQIRQKSYADNLPKAFQFDGDKEALLDFKHRIKHDPYKLLSNWLPDTDCCATWNGVYCDPVHGRVVKLSFYDPEDFSYPDDINLSGILSPFLGNLTFLEQLDLSNCKELSGPIPAQLGKLSHLTTLSLNKNKLNGSIPISIGRIRTLNQLDLSSNTLSGTIPDSIFHSFTSLTYLILSNNEFSGPIPSSIINMRSLAYLDLGENKFSGNIPKNIGKLENLYFISLYNNQISGNIPDSIGKLSQLQYLTMYNNRLNGPIPSTIGQLISLLGLELNNNSLTGILPDSIGNLLNITQIYLQDNMLTGYIPSSLGNLTTLSFLYLQNNQFIGPLPPQLCQMKNLQYLDLSNNPFSMGKIPNWLSNCSLLSLNLAKTGINGYLPKWLSLSNINYLDLSNNEIEGKLPKWIGNMTNLSHLNISNNRFYSTIPNEFKNLSLLMTLDLHSNNFTGSLESIFDKITYETLGWYDFLDVSSNMFTGPIDMNIGNKPAIQFITSLILSNNPLGGNIPKSLANLVQFQDLELEGNKLSGPIPKEIGSNKELSSIKLSRNYLTGSIPRKVLNLEGLQEFDVSYNMLSGEIPSHKGDFPVSSFLGNPGLCGNPLPLCRGQVISTTFHIQVVFHKSCCFIFGSSCIRS